From Bacillus basilensis, a single genomic window includes:
- a CDS encoding alpha/beta fold hydrolase, which produces MQTNIHSEKETIIFIHGLVGNRRAFKKEHKRFSASYNIITYDLLGHGDDKGEAIEFSLQRLVDQLLNLYEKEGIQKAHICALSYGCYISTIFAQMHPEKVLSICHIGGHYNNPSLLYNVFQKFWEKRGDDYSKWLSQYANTIFPSGILKANPFAVISRNIYYRFGLQLHSSIIAQSLRHRLEFDLKSKLKSLPHPILWVMGEHDHLYKSCLFDLKSILPNVLYKEIPLAGHAANLFRPNYFHDLYARFLNGKLQ; this is translated from the coding sequence TTGCAAACAAATATACATTCCGAAAAGGAAACAATCATTTTTATTCATGGATTAGTCGGCAATCGTCGTGCCTTCAAAAAAGAGCATAAACGATTTTCCGCCTCTTACAACATTATTACTTATGACTTATTAGGTCACGGCGATGATAAAGGAGAAGCTATCGAATTTTCATTACAGCGTCTCGTGGATCAATTATTGAACTTATACGAAAAAGAAGGCATTCAAAAAGCTCATATTTGCGCTTTAAGCTACGGCTGTTATATCTCTACCATTTTTGCACAAATGCACCCAGAAAAAGTATTAAGCATTTGTCATATTGGTGGACATTATAATAATCCTTCCCTTTTATATAATGTATTTCAAAAGTTTTGGGAGAAGCGAGGAGACGATTACTCTAAATGGCTCTCTCAATACGCAAATACCATTTTTCCAAGTGGCATACTAAAGGCAAATCCGTTCGCAGTCATTTCAAGAAATATTTATTACCGTTTCGGATTGCAATTACACTCATCAATTATTGCCCAATCATTACGACACCGTTTAGAATTCGATTTAAAATCTAAATTAAAATCACTTCCCCACCCTATTCTATGGGTAATGGGCGAACATGATCATCTCTATAAATCTTGTCTTTTTGATTTAAAGTCCATTCTCCCTAACGTTTTATATAAAGAAATACCGTTAGCAGGACATGCAGCAAACTTATTTCGTCCCAACTACTTTCATGACCTATACGCTCGATTTTTAAATGGGAAGTTACAGTAA
- a CDS encoding ABC transporter ATP-binding protein gives MEVKNEIKKKGSWRQFLRLIQDTNPPKGILVFALLMSLLSTGASLFIPMLTKGLVDNFSLSSISTGQIVGLVAFFIMQTVAAGLSIYLLNYIGQKIVAGLRERLWKKVLILPVSYYDQNRTGDTISRMTNDTGVVKTLISEHLSNLLTGGISIVGSLIVLFVLDWKMTLLLLTVIPLSVLILVPLGRKMYKISKALQDETASFTSVLTQVLSEIRLVKSSNTEKREYETGNTGIQKLLQFGLKEGKVQALISPVMSFVLMALLVIIVGYGGMRVSSGVLTTGELVAFILYLVQIIMPMSQLSMFFTQFQKAIGATERINTILEYEVEDHETGVKVTNAKQPIVLENVHFEYNEEEQVLKNIDFTIESGKVTAIVGPSGSGKTTLFSLLERFYEPTSGAIKLGKDSITNYSLQSWRRQIGYVSQDSPLIDGTIRDNICYGVEGEVTDEEIEKVAAMAYVDAFIHDLPNGYATEVGERGVKLSGGQRQRIAIARALLRNPQILMLDEATSSLDSKSESVVQKALNNLMKGRTTLVIAHRLSTVVDADKIIFIEKGNLTGSGTHDELLRTHDMYREFATQQLKIKEGAL, from the coding sequence ATGGAAGTTAAAAATGAAATAAAGAAAAAAGGGAGCTGGAGGCAGTTTTTACGCCTTATTCAAGATACAAATCCTCCGAAAGGGATTCTTGTTTTTGCGTTATTAATGAGTTTGCTTTCTACGGGAGCAAGTTTATTTATTCCGATGTTAACAAAAGGATTAGTAGATAATTTTTCACTTTCGTCAATTAGTACAGGACAAATTGTTGGGCTAGTTGCATTCTTTATTATGCAAACTGTAGCTGCAGGATTATCTATATATTTACTAAATTATATAGGACAGAAGATTGTAGCTGGACTGAGAGAACGTTTGTGGAAAAAGGTGCTTATATTGCCAGTATCTTATTATGACCAAAATAGAACGGGCGATACAATTAGCCGAATGACAAATGATACAGGAGTTGTGAAAACATTAATTTCTGAGCATTTGTCAAACTTATTAACAGGTGGTATTTCAATCGTTGGATCATTAATTGTACTATTCGTTTTAGATTGGAAAATGACACTTTTACTTTTAACGGTTATCCCATTATCAGTACTAATTTTAGTTCCACTCGGACGAAAAATGTATAAGATTTCAAAAGCACTTCAAGATGAAACAGCTTCTTTTACAAGTGTGCTAACGCAAGTATTATCAGAAATTCGTTTAGTGAAATCTTCAAATACAGAAAAAAGAGAATATGAAACAGGGAATACAGGTATACAAAAGTTATTGCAATTTGGTTTGAAAGAGGGAAAAGTGCAAGCGTTAATTTCACCAGTTATGTCGTTTGTTTTAATGGCACTGCTTGTTATTATCGTAGGGTATGGTGGAATGCGTGTTTCTAGCGGTGTGTTAACAACAGGGGAACTAGTAGCGTTTATTTTATATTTAGTTCAAATTATCATGCCGATGAGTCAATTATCTATGTTCTTTACACAATTCCAAAAGGCAATTGGTGCAACGGAAAGAATTAATACGATTTTAGAATATGAAGTAGAAGACCATGAAACTGGTGTGAAGGTTACAAACGCTAAGCAGCCAATCGTTCTGGAAAATGTACATTTTGAGTACAACGAAGAAGAGCAAGTCTTAAAAAATATTGATTTCACAATTGAATCAGGAAAAGTAACAGCGATTGTAGGGCCAAGTGGTAGCGGGAAAACGACGTTATTTTCACTATTAGAACGTTTTTATGAGCCGACTAGCGGTGCCATTAAATTAGGAAAAGACTCGATCACGAACTATTCATTACAGTCATGGCGACGTCAAATTGGTTACGTTTCACAAGATAGTCCGTTAATTGATGGAACGATTCGTGATAATATTTGTTACGGTGTTGAGGGTGAAGTAACAGATGAAGAAATCGAAAAAGTAGCAGCGATGGCATATGTTGATGCATTTATTCATGACTTACCAAACGGATATGCAACAGAAGTAGGAGAGCGCGGTGTGAAGCTTTCCGGAGGACAAAGACAGCGAATTGCGATTGCACGAGCTTTACTTCGAAACCCACAAATTCTTATGTTAGATGAAGCAACTTCAAGTTTAGATAGTAAATCAGAGTCTGTCGTTCAAAAGGCATTAAATAACTTAATGAAAGGCAGAACAACGTTAGTTATTGCACATAGGCTTTCTACAGTTGTAGATGCAGATAAAATTATCTTTATTGAAAAAGGGAACCTTACAGGAAGTGGTACGCACGATGAATTATTACGTACACATGACATGTATCGTGAATTTGCAACGCAACAATTGAAAATTAAAGAGGGCGCATTATAA
- the hitR gene encoding envelope stress response regulator transcription factor HitR, giving the protein MIPKILIVDDDPHIRELVSVFLEREGFQTYEAIDGLDALQKIDEVKVDMVILDIMMPNMDGFDVCFELRKYYDIPILMLTAKGETSQKVKGFHLGTDDYLVKPFDPIELVVRVKALLKRYQITVSQSIQVGDVLLNRKTFEVSVGEQTVTLPLKEFELLFTLGSKAGRTCSREQLIEEVWGYDFEGNERTLDVHINRLREKFQEKKSKFSIKTIRGLGYRLEVSK; this is encoded by the coding sequence TTGATACCTAAAATTTTAATAGTGGACGACGATCCGCATATTAGAGAACTTGTTTCTGTATTTTTAGAGCGGGAAGGTTTTCAAACATATGAGGCAATTGATGGACTGGATGCACTTCAGAAAATAGATGAAGTAAAAGTTGATATGGTTATTCTTGATATCATGATGCCGAATATGGATGGATTTGATGTATGTTTTGAATTAAGGAAGTACTATGATATTCCGATTTTGATGCTAACTGCTAAAGGGGAAACATCTCAAAAAGTAAAAGGATTTCACCTTGGAACGGATGATTATCTTGTAAAACCATTTGATCCGATAGAACTAGTAGTGAGGGTAAAGGCACTACTGAAACGTTACCAAATTACAGTGTCGCAATCGATTCAAGTTGGAGATGTATTGTTAAATCGTAAAACATTTGAAGTTTCAGTTGGAGAACAAACGGTTACGTTACCGTTAAAAGAATTCGAATTGCTCTTTACTTTAGGTTCTAAAGCAGGAAGAACGTGTTCGAGAGAGCAATTAATTGAAGAGGTATGGGGATATGATTTTGAAGGAAATGAACGTACATTAGATGTTCATATAAATCGGTTACGTGAGAAGTTCCAAGAAAAGAAGTCGAAATTTAGTATTAAAACGATAAGAGGATTAGGGTATCGTTTAGAGGTAAGTAAATGA
- the hitS gene encoding envelope stress sensor histidine kinase HitS, protein MRKRKRMSKLKMLKVIGAVIALFSFLTIIWSIAFYISSSVMNALEIQVSPFVTFLISDMVGFIFIVLIWVLIGVLMRPKREAMIWTIIEPIQKIAKGDFSVKIRNEEKYDGEIGVLVKSINDMTDELNTMEKMRQEFVSNVSHEIQSPLTSIKGFARALQDINLPEEKRKHYLTIIETETTRLSKLSQNLLKLTLLESEEYTPERATYRLDQQLKQIVLNSEPLWAEKKIELDLDLDKVHITADQESMSQVWINLIHNSIKFTPSGGAISIKLKEYETLVEVRICDSGIGISEEQKQHIFERFYKADSSRNRAYGGSGLGLAIVKKVLDLHQGEIKVESEEGNGTEFIVCIPKYKEKWC, encoded by the coding sequence ATGAGAAAAAGAAAACGAATGAGTAAGTTGAAGATGCTGAAAGTAATTGGAGCGGTAATAGCACTTTTTTCTTTTCTCACTATAATTTGGTCTATAGCTTTTTATATATCATCAAGTGTAATGAATGCGCTTGAAATACAAGTATCGCCTTTTGTTACTTTTCTAATTAGTGATATGGTCGGCTTTATATTTATTGTTCTTATCTGGGTATTGATCGGGGTATTAATGAGACCGAAGCGAGAGGCAATGATTTGGACTATTATTGAACCGATACAAAAAATTGCAAAAGGGGACTTCTCGGTAAAAATACGAAATGAAGAGAAATACGATGGAGAAATTGGTGTGCTCGTAAAAAGTATAAATGATATGACAGATGAACTGAATACGATGGAGAAAATGCGCCAGGAATTTGTATCGAATGTTTCTCATGAAATACAGTCACCATTAACTTCTATAAAAGGATTTGCTAGAGCACTACAAGATATTAATCTTCCTGAGGAAAAAAGAAAGCATTATCTTACCATTATTGAAACAGAAACGACGAGATTATCTAAACTAAGTCAAAACTTACTGAAACTCACCCTATTAGAGTCGGAAGAATATACACCAGAAAGAGCGACTTATCGATTAGATCAACAGTTAAAGCAAATTGTGTTAAATAGTGAACCGCTCTGGGCTGAAAAAAAAATTGAGTTAGACCTTGATTTAGACAAAGTGCATATTACTGCTGATCAAGAAAGTATGAGTCAAGTTTGGATTAATTTAATTCATAATAGTATTAAATTTACTCCAAGTGGTGGTGCGATTTCAATCAAGTTAAAAGAATATGAGACATTAGTGGAAGTGCGTATTTGTGATTCGGGAATTGGAATATCCGAAGAACAGAAACAACATATTTTTGAACGTTTTTATAAAGCGGACTCTTCACGAAATCGTGCTTATGGAGGAAGTGGCTTAGGATTGGCCATCGTAAAAAAAGTACTCGACCTTCATCAAGGAGAAATAAAAGTCGAAAGTGAGGAAGGGAATGGGACGGAATTTATTGTGTGTATTCCTAAATATAAAGAGAAATGGTGTTAG
- a CDS encoding DUF3139 domain-containing protein: protein MKRKKWFLSLTAVGLCIIFLAMYFIFGNPLHYKVIEKDTSDYLHTIKGYKQKEIQSITGKYTPLYNIGYYATVVYKDEPYFTYSYTYDNNKKIIQDNGILGRHTESFGNLNLNWLLFDELVEGIHTNLEEKGLSEKRDYSIRSVQFIDIDNDKNGAEAYVNFKKDKESDYSYRMNSEGKAYQYNCSNGKCIYKEK, encoded by the coding sequence ATGAAAAGAAAAAAATGGTTCTTGTCACTAACTGCAGTCGGACTATGTATCATATTTTTGGCTATGTACTTTATATTTGGTAATCCACTACATTATAAAGTAATAGAAAAAGATACTAGCGATTATCTCCATACAATAAAAGGATATAAGCAAAAAGAAATACAAAGCATAACCGGAAAATATACTCCTCTTTATAATATCGGCTATTATGCAACAGTAGTATATAAAGACGAACCTTATTTTACATACTCTTATACATACGATAATAATAAAAAAATAATACAAGACAACGGCATTTTAGGAAGACATACTGAGTCCTTTGGAAATCTTAATTTAAACTGGTTATTGTTTGACGAGTTAGTAGAGGGTATTCATACAAACTTAGAAGAAAAAGGTTTAAGTGAAAAAAGAGATTATTCTATACGAAGCGTTCAATTCATTGATATAGACAATGATAAAAACGGTGCAGAAGCATACGTTAACTTTAAGAAAGATAAAGAATCTGATTACTCATACCGTATGAATAGCGAAGGAAAAGCTTATCAATATAACTGCAGCAATGGTAAATGTATTTATAAAGAGAAATAG
- a CDS encoding 3-ketoacyl-ACP reductase: MAELLQGKNALITGAGRGIGRAVAIALAKEGVNVGLLARSEENLKAVAKEVEAEGVKAVIATADVSSYEEVTTAIETLKSGLGSIDILINNAGISKFGKFLELDVADWEKIIQVNLMGVYYATRAALPSMIEQQSGDIINISSTAGQKGAPVTSAYSASKFGVLGLTESLAMEVRKHNIRVTALTPSTVATDMAVDLGLTDGNPDKVMQAEDIAEFIVAQLKLNKRTFIKSAGLWSTNP, translated from the coding sequence TTGGCAGAATTATTACAAGGTAAAAATGCATTAATTACAGGAGCAGGTAGAGGTATTGGTCGTGCTGTAGCGATTGCATTAGCGAAAGAGGGCGTAAATGTAGGTCTTTTAGCTCGTTCAGAAGAAAACTTAAAAGCAGTTGCAAAAGAAGTAGAAGCAGAAGGCGTAAAAGCTGTTATTGCGACTGCGGATGTTTCTTCATATGAAGAAGTGACTACTGCGATTGAGACGTTAAAAAGCGGTTTAGGATCTATCGATATTTTAATTAATAACGCTGGTATTTCTAAATTTGGTAAGTTTTTAGAATTAGACGTTGCTGATTGGGAAAAAATCATTCAAGTAAACTTAATGGGTGTATACTATGCAACTCGTGCAGCTTTACCAAGTATGATTGAACAACAATCTGGTGATATCATTAACATTTCATCTACAGCAGGACAAAAAGGTGCACCGGTAACAAGTGCATATAGTGCTTCTAAATTTGGTGTTCTTGGCTTAACAGAATCGTTAGCGATGGAAGTTCGTAAGCATAACATTCGTGTAACGGCTTTAACACCAAGTACAGTAGCAACTGATATGGCTGTAGATTTAGGATTAACTGATGGAAATCCGGATAAAGTTATGCAAGCCGAAGATATTGCAGAGTTTATCGTAGCGCAGCTGAAATTAAATAAACGTACATTTATTAAATCAGCAGGACTTTGGTCTACTAATCCGTAA